In Miscanthus floridulus cultivar M001 chromosome 5, ASM1932011v1, whole genome shotgun sequence, one genomic interval encodes:
- the LOC136453955 gene encoding ubiquitin-conjugating enzyme E2 27-like, whose amino-acid sequence MVDVSRVQKELTECNRDREVSGVSIALHDGANISHLTGTIAGPADSPYEGGTFVIDIRLPGGYPFEPPKMQFVTKVWHPNISSQNGAICLDILKDQWSPALTLKTALLSLQALLSSPAPDDPQDAVVAQQYLRDYPTFAATARYWTEAFAKSASTGMEEKVQKLVEMGFPEDLVRSTLKSVDGDENMALEKLCSG is encoded by the exons ATGGTGGACGTCTCGCGCGTGCAGAAGGAGCTCACCGAGTGCAATCGCGACCGGGAGGTGTCGGGCGTCTCCATCGCGCTCCACGACGGCGCCAACATCTCCCACCTCACCGGCACCATCGCCGGGCCCGCCGACAGCCCCTACGAGGGCGGCACCTTCGTCATCGACATCCGCCTCCCCG GTGGATATCCCTTTGAGCCTCCGAAGATGCAGTTCGTCACCAAAGTATG GCACCCTAACATCAGCAGCCAAAATGGAGCAATATGCTTGGACATTCTGAAAGATCAGTGGAGCCCAGCCCTTACCTTGAAGACGGCGCTCCTTTCCCTTCAAGCTCTGCTTTCTTCCCCTGCACCTGATGATCCTCAGGATGCTGTTGTTGCGCAACAG TACCTGCGTGACTATCCAACATTTGCTGCTACGGCTCGCTACTGGACAGAGGCCTTCGCAAAGAGTGCGTCAACTGGCATGGAAGAGAAG GTGCAGAAGCTGGTTGAGATGGGCTTCCCAGAGGATCTGGTGAGAAGTACCCTGAAGAGTGTTGATGGCGACGAGAACATGGCTCTTGAAAAGCTCTGCTCTGGGTGA